The genomic segment CGGGTTCCCCCCAGGTCCAGCATCAGCTCGACGGCCGCGCGGCAGTCCCGGGACGCCTCCGCCAGTTCCCGCACCAGTCGCGGGCCATCGGTTTCGGGTATGTCCTCGGAATCGACCAGTGCAGCCACGGCCAGCATGGCCTGCTCGGCCCGGTTCGTCAGCCGGGTCGCCTCGGCCAGCCAGTACCGGGCTCCGGACGACTCCCCCATCCGCGTGTACGCGGTCATATAGGGCTTACGGTCCGACGCGAACAGGTCCTCGATCACGCTGAGCGCACCCCGCGTGGCCCCGACCACCGGCGCCAGCACGGTGAGACCGAAGTACAACCGGTCCGAGAGCGGGCCGGGCAGCGGCATCGGAGCGATGAGTTCCTCGGGCACCAGCACGCCGTCGGCAACCAGCGTGTGGCTCCCGGTACCTCGCATCCCGGCCATGTCCCAGGTGTGCAGCACCTTCAGCTCGGCCGTGGGAACCAGGGCTATCGAGAAGACGTCCGCGTCGAGCACACCGACCCCGGCCCAGGTCGCGTCCTCACAACCGGACACGCTCTTCCAGGAACCCGTCACCCGCACACCGTCGGCACCACGTTCTGCCCGCCCGGAGGGAACCCCCGTGCCACAGGCCTGCACCTGATCGAACCCATCGGGCAGCGCATCCCCGAAAGCTTTCTTCGCCAGGGTTTTCGTCACCGCGTTCGTGCCCACGTTCCAGCTGGTCGACGGGCAGGCCGACGCCAGCTCGGCGAGCCGCCGCACCGTGGTCACGGCCCCGGCGCCCCGGCTGAGCGTGAGATCGGCCCGCACGGCCTCGACACTCTCCGCCACCGGGCGCCCCTGGGCCTCGGTCTCGGCAGCATGCTCGGCAAGGATCTTCAGTTCTGAGCTCGTCACCCTCCCGAGCCAACCAGCGAACGCGGGTGCCGTGAATACGCAGGACACCCGCGTCCATCAGCAATCCGACGCCTCGGGCCGGTGCATCCAGCAGTGCGTTCTTCGCCCGATTCCCGATTGTGCGGCGGCCGCGTCCCTCAGCAGAATCGGAACATGAGGATCACCGCTGATCAGGCCCTGGCCTGGCGTCTGGAACGACAGTTCCTGAGCCCGCGGGAAAATGTCTCCCGGGCCGACATCGTGCGGCGCCTCGGCGGAGTGCAGAGCCAGGTGGCGTCAGCCGCGGAGACCTCGATCGCCACGCGGCAGCAGACTCCCGGCGCCGCCTCTCCCGAGAACGACGCACTGATCAGGACCTGGGCGATGCGTGGCACGTTGCACCTGTGCCACAGCAGCCAGCTGGCCGATGTGCTGTCGCTGCTCGCGGCCTCCCGCACCTGGACAAAACCTAGCTGGCAGAAAACCTTCGGCGCCACACCGGACGAGATCGACCAGCTCGCCGAGGCGGTGCGGGAGCTCCTCGGTGACGGCAACCCCATGACCCGCGACGAACTGGTGACGTGTCTCGTCGCGGAGAGCCGTTTCGCCGACCTGGAGACCGAACTTCGTTCTGGGTGGGGCGCTCTGCTCAAACCCCTGGCCTGGCAGGGAGCTTTGTGCCACGGGCCGGCGCGTGGCTCCCGCATCACTTTCACCACCCCGTCCGCCCTGATTCCCGGCTGGTCCGGGCTGCCCTCCCCAGACGACGCGGCGCCCTCGGTGATCACTACCTACCTGGGCGCTTTCGGACCGGCCCCGGCAACGACCTTCGACAACTGGCTGATCCGCGGTGTCACCCGCAAGAGCATGCTGCGGAGCTGGTTCACGGGGATGGGCGACCGGCTGACCGAGGTCTCGGTGGACGGGCAGAGCGCGTTCGTGCTGAGTGAGCACGCCGACGAACTCGCCGCGACGAAGCCGAGCCGGGCGGTGCATCTGCTCGGCCCGTTCGACGCCTACGTGCTGGGCGCGACCACGAAAGACACCTGGATGCTCCCCGCCGAGCACCGCGATCGGATCAGCCGGGCGGCGGGCTGGATCGCCCCGGTGATCCTCTCCGGCGGACGCGTGGTGGGCACCTGGGAGCTGGAGCACGGCGACGTCGTGACCGAGTTCTTTCCCGGTGAGAAGGTGCTGTCGCGCCGGGCCCTGGCGGCCGAGGTGGACCGGGTCACCGGTCATTGAGGACGACGTGCGGGGCTCGCGCGCCCGTCCGGGCTACCGATGGACGTCTCGGGTGCGGTCCTGACCGGCGCAAACCCGTACCGGTCCAATAGGCTCATCAGGTTGCGGCGGCCGGCCGTGACGAACATGAAGCAGGAGTTGCTGATGGCCGAGGAACGGACGATAGGTCAGCTCGTATCGCAGGCGAGTGAGGACCTCTCCGCACTCGTCCGTTACGAGGTCGCGCTGGCCAAGGCCGAGATCATGGCCGACGTGAAGCGGGGTGCCGTGGGCGGCGGCCTGTTCGGGGCGGCCGGGTACCTGGCCTTCCTGGCCTCGATCACACTGATCGTCACAATCGGCTTCGCCCTGGTCGCCGCGGGGCTGTCCGCCTGGCTGGCCTTCCTGGTCGTCACCGTGGCGCTGCTGCTGCTCGCCGGGCTGCTGGGTTTCCTGGGATTCCTCCAGGTCAAGAAGATCAAGCCGCCGCAGCGCTCGATCGCCTCGACCAAGAAGACCATCGCCGCGGTGAAGGGCAGTGTCCGGTCGTGACACCATTTGCCCGGTGAGGCTTCGCCGGGCCGACGACTCCGAGCCCTCCCCCGAACAGTCCGTACCCGCGCGCCCCGCTCTGGAACCGGCGGGCGCGCTCTATGTCGATTCCGCGGACACCCTGATCCGCGGTCCTTGGACCCACCGGTTCATCGCCGCGAACGGCGCCCGCTTCCACGTCGCCGAGGCCGGTGAGGGTCCGCTCGTACTGCTGCTGCACGGCTTCCCGCAGTTCTGGTGGAGCTGGCGGCATCAGCTGACCGCTCTGGCCGACGCCGGATACCGCGCCGTGGCCATGGATCTGCGGGGTTACGGCGCATCGGACAAACCCCCACGCGGGTACGACACGATGACCTCGGCGACCGATGTGGCCGGAGTGATCAAGGCGTTGGGCGAGGTCGAGGCCGTGATCGTGGGGCAGGACTGGGGCGGCTGGCTGGCCTGGTCGATGCCCGGTCTGGCCCCGCAGCAGACGCGTGCCGTGGCCGCCCTGTCGATGGGTCATCCGCTGGTGATGCGCCGCGCGCTGACCCGTAACCCCCGGCAGCGCCGTGCCTGGCGACGAGTGCTCGAGTTCCAGATGCCGATGCGCCCCGAGCGCCGGCTGGCCCGGGAAGACCTGGTCGGCGATGTGCTGCGCGACTGGTCCGGACCGGGCGGGTTCCCCGACGAGGAGAGCCTGGACGTCTACCGCAGGGCCATCCGGGTGCCGTTCGTGGCACACAGCGCCATGG from the Kineosporia sp. NBRC 101731 genome contains:
- a CDS encoding alpha/beta hydrolase; protein product: MRLRRADDSEPSPEQSVPARPALEPAGALYVDSADTLIRGPWTHRFIAANGARFHVAEAGEGPLVLLLHGFPQFWWSWRHQLTALADAGYRAVAMDLRGYGASDKPPRGYDTMTSATDVAGVIKALGEVEAVIVGQDWGGWLAWSMPGLAPQQTRAVAALSMGHPLVMRRALTRNPRQRRAWRRVLEFQMPMRPERRLAREDLVGDVLRDWSGPGGFPDEESLDVYRRAIRVPFVAHSAMEYFRWAFRSVPRRDGRRFSTSVNEPITVPTLSLHGEEDPFVLLPSILASHRQVTGPLNFELVPGAGHFLPEEAPERVTQALLEWLKSL
- a CDS encoding phage holin family protein — encoded protein: MKQELLMAEERTIGQLVSQASEDLSALVRYEVALAKAEIMADVKRGAVGGGLFGAAGYLAFLASITLIVTIGFALVAAGLSAWLAFLVVTVALLLLAGLLGFLGFLQVKKIKPPQRSIASTKKTIAAVKGSVRS
- a CDS encoding winged helix DNA-binding domain-containing protein, whose translation is MRITADQALAWRLERQFLSPRENVSRADIVRRLGGVQSQVASAAETSIATRQQTPGAASPENDALIRTWAMRGTLHLCHSSQLADVLSLLAASRTWTKPSWQKTFGATPDEIDQLAEAVRELLGDGNPMTRDELVTCLVAESRFADLETELRSGWGALLKPLAWQGALCHGPARGSRITFTTPSALIPGWSGLPSPDDAAPSVITTYLGAFGPAPATTFDNWLIRGVTRKSMLRSWFTGMGDRLTEVSVDGQSAFVLSEHADELAATKPSRAVHLLGPFDAYVLGATTKDTWMLPAEHRDRISRAAGWIAPVILSGGRVVGTWELEHGDVVTEFFPGEKVLSRRALAAEVDRVTGH